One region of Mesobacillus boroniphilus genomic DNA includes:
- a CDS encoding HD family phosphohydrolase, whose translation MEKLQVQLTAILNLLNIKIFRVLLFLLIGVVMYSAMYTNVKPEKLNLELFSVAEQTIRSPITIEDKESTEANRRKAVEQVKDVYRVKSEYAQNRVDLVTSIFGSVSEVNDEAQEEIEQKKKAAEEADVEDVPAPEGPTTEEKLAKLKTKLTENETKSLSDEVFITLLQAPKEELLVAKDLTVTAINNTMKRSVPADEVENAKLSVEEELKYTSLSSSLKKAVIEIGRYAVVQNEFYDPEATEDLRQQAMDSVEPVRILEGQILVDEGQLISREVYKKLQLVGLLESENSYKPFIGLGMVVALILFALYVIFNEMENADKKQKNLLIFSIIFITTILLMKLVSLFDEFEYSEIGYIFPAAMGAMLIKILINERLALFQVAIMAVCGTIIFNEGITGTLNVTIGTYILISGLAAILFLQKQNRRSKILQAGLIVSVVNLIVILSILFLRNSQYSGLEYGFYFTAAFVSGIVSAVLTIGLLPFFEAGFGILSTLRLIELSNPNHPLLRKILTEAPGTYHHSVMVANLSEAACEAIGANGLLARVGCYYHDIGKTKRPQFFIENQINMDNPHDKLPALTSKNIIIAHATDGAEMLRKHRMPKEIIDIAEQHHGTTLLKFFYHKAKQSGHEVKEEDFRYPGPKPQTKESAVIGIADSVEAAVRSMAHPTHEQIETLVHNIIGDRLQDGQLSECDITLKELDTVADTLCETLKGIFHSRIEYPEMNKQKVKQA comes from the coding sequence ATGGAAAAGCTGCAGGTCCAATTAACTGCCATTTTGAACTTGTTGAATATAAAAATCTTTCGGGTTTTGTTATTTTTACTGATTGGTGTCGTGATGTATTCGGCGATGTACACCAATGTAAAGCCTGAAAAGCTAAATTTGGAGCTCTTTTCTGTGGCAGAGCAAACCATCCGGTCGCCTATTACGATTGAGGATAAAGAAAGCACAGAAGCAAACCGCAGGAAAGCGGTCGAGCAAGTCAAGGATGTATATAGGGTCAAGAGTGAATATGCACAGAACAGGGTTGATTTGGTCACTTCGATTTTTGGTTCGGTTTCAGAAGTCAATGATGAAGCACAGGAAGAGATCGAACAGAAGAAAAAAGCAGCTGAAGAGGCAGATGTGGAAGACGTTCCTGCCCCTGAAGGTCCGACTACTGAAGAAAAACTGGCAAAGTTAAAAACGAAATTGACTGAGAATGAAACGAAAAGTTTATCTGACGAAGTATTTATTACTTTACTTCAAGCTCCGAAGGAAGAGCTTCTGGTTGCCAAAGACCTCACTGTTACAGCTATCAATAATACGATGAAACGCAGTGTTCCCGCAGATGAAGTAGAGAATGCAAAACTAAGTGTAGAGGAAGAATTAAAGTATACAAGTCTAAGCAGCAGCTTAAAGAAGGCAGTCATTGAAATCGGCCGTTATGCAGTAGTCCAGAATGAATTCTATGACCCAGAAGCTACTGAAGACTTGCGCCAGCAAGCTATGGACAGTGTTGAACCAGTAAGAATCCTTGAAGGGCAAATTCTCGTGGATGAAGGCCAGCTGATCAGCAGGGAAGTCTATAAAAAACTCCAGCTTGTTGGTCTGTTGGAGAGTGAAAATTCCTATAAGCCTTTTATTGGGCTTGGTATGGTTGTAGCGTTAATCCTATTTGCTTTGTATGTTATTTTTAACGAAATGGAAAACGCCGACAAAAAGCAGAAGAACCTTTTGATTTTCAGCATTATTTTTATTACCACTATATTGTTGATGAAGCTGGTCAGTCTTTTTGACGAATTTGAATACTCGGAGATTGGCTATATCTTCCCTGCTGCAATGGGAGCGATGTTAATCAAGATTTTAATAAATGAAAGACTGGCTTTGTTTCAGGTAGCAATCATGGCTGTTTGCGGTACTATTATCTTTAATGAGGGTATTACTGGGACATTGAATGTGACGATAGGGACTTATATATTAATCAGCGGTTTGGCTGCTATTTTGTTTTTACAGAAACAGAATCGACGTTCAAAAATACTTCAAGCAGGTTTGATTGTGTCGGTGGTTAATCTCATAGTTATCCTTTCCATTCTGTTTTTGAGGAACAGCCAATATTCCGGCCTTGAATACGGTTTTTATTTTACCGCTGCTTTCGTTTCCGGTATTGTTTCTGCTGTATTGACAATCGGTTTACTGCCATTTTTTGAAGCAGGGTTTGGTATTCTCTCAACTTTAAGGCTGATTGAGCTTTCCAATCCAAACCACCCGCTATTAAGAAAGATTCTTACGGAAGCTCCAGGTACGTATCATCACAGTGTTATGGTGGCCAATTTATCAGAAGCGGCTTGTGAGGCGATAGGGGCAAACGGGCTTCTTGCCAGGGTCGGGTGTTATTATCATGACATCGGGAAGACGAAACGGCCGCAATTCTTTATCGAAAACCAGATTAACATGGATAACCCGCACGATAAATTGCCGGCGTTGACAAGCAAAAATATCATTATCGCCCATGCGACCGATGGAGCGGAGATGCTCCGCAAGCATAGGATGCCAAAAGAAATCATTGATATCGCAGAACAGCACCATGGCACCACATTGCTCAAATTCTTCTACCATAAAGCGAAGCAAAGCGGGCATGAAGTTAAAGAGGAGGATTTCCGCTATCCCGGACCAAAGCCACAAACGAAAGAGTCTGCGGTCATTGGGATTGCGGATAGTGTTGAAGCTGCTGTACGTTCGATGGCGCATCCGACCCATGAGCAAATTGAAACGCTAGTACACAATATCATTGGGGACCGGCTGCAGGATGGCCAGCTGAGTGAGTGTGACATCACGTTGAAGGAGCTGGATACCGTCGCTGATACGCTTTGTGAAACATTGAAGGGAATTTTCCACTCAAGAATTGAATATCCAGAAATGAATAAGCAGAAGGTGAAGCAGGCATGA
- the rpsU gene encoding 30S ribosomal protein S21, translating to MSKTVVRKNESLEDALRRFKRTVSKSGTIQEARKREFYEKPSVKRKKKSEAARKRKF from the coding sequence ATGTCTAAAACTGTCGTTCGTAAAAACGAATCGCTTGAAGATGCTCTTCGACGCTTCAAACGTACTGTATCTAAATCAGGTACTATCCAAGAAGCTAGAAAGCGCGAATTCTACGAAAAACCTAGTGTAAAGCGTAAGAAAAAGTCTGAAGCTGCTAGAAAACGCAAGTTCTAA
- the mtaB gene encoding tRNA (N(6)-L-threonylcarbamoyladenosine(37)-C(2))-methylthiotransferase MtaB codes for MPTVAFHTLGCKVNHYETEAIWQLFKEQGYERVEFESTSDVYVINTCTVTNTGDKKSRQVIRRAVRKNPDAVICVTGCYAQTSPAEIMAIPGVDIVVGTQDRVKMLDYIEQYKQERQPINAVGNIMKNRVYEELDVPAFTDRTRASLKIQEGCNNFCTFCIIPWARGLMRSRDPQEVIRQAQQLVDAGYKEIVLTGIHTGGYGEDMKDYNLAALLRDLEAQVKGIKRLRISSIEASQITDEVIEVIDQSNIIVRHLHIPLQSGSDTVLKRMRRKYTMEFFGERLDRLKEVLPGLAVTSDIIVGFPGETEEEFMETYNFIKKHQFSELHVFPYSKRTGTPAARMEDQVDEEVKNERVHRLIELSNQLAKEYASQFENEVLEVIPEEIYKEDPESELYVGYTDNYLKVVFPATEDMIGKIVKVKIAKAGYPYNEGQFVRVLEDETVAEQAVM; via the coding sequence ATGCCTACAGTTGCTTTTCATACATTAGGTTGCAAGGTTAACCATTACGAAACAGAAGCCATCTGGCAGTTATTTAAGGAACAAGGATACGAGAGAGTAGAGTTTGAGTCTACTTCAGATGTTTATGTCATCAACACCTGTACGGTCACGAATACTGGGGACAAGAAGAGCCGCCAGGTCATCCGCCGAGCTGTCCGCAAGAATCCGGACGCTGTTATTTGTGTTACCGGCTGCTACGCCCAAACATCGCCAGCAGAAATCATGGCGATCCCTGGCGTTGATATCGTTGTCGGAACACAGGACCGCGTGAAAATGCTCGACTATATCGAACAGTACAAGCAAGAGCGCCAGCCAATAAATGCGGTTGGCAATATCATGAAGAACCGTGTATATGAAGAGCTTGACGTACCTGCGTTTACGGATAGGACAAGGGCTTCATTAAAGATCCAGGAAGGCTGCAATAACTTTTGTACTTTCTGTATCATTCCCTGGGCACGCGGTTTGATGAGATCCCGTGATCCACAGGAAGTCATCCGCCAGGCACAGCAGCTTGTCGATGCAGGTTATAAGGAAATTGTCCTGACAGGCATCCATACAGGCGGCTACGGTGAGGACATGAAAGACTACAACCTTGCTGCGTTGCTTCGTGATCTCGAAGCGCAAGTTAAAGGCATAAAGCGCCTGCGTATTTCTTCTATTGAGGCTAGTCAGATTACAGATGAAGTGATTGAGGTAATTGATCAATCCAATATTATTGTGCGTCACCTGCACATCCCGCTCCAATCAGGTTCTGACACAGTGTTGAAGCGTATGCGCCGTAAATACACAATGGAATTTTTCGGTGAGCGTCTTGACCGACTTAAGGAAGTATTGCCAGGATTGGCAGTTACTTCAGATATCATTGTCGGTTTCCCGGGTGAAACGGAAGAAGAGTTCATGGAAACCTATAATTTCATCAAGAAGCACCAATTCTCAGAGCTGCACGTCTTCCCTTATTCAAAACGGACAGGTACGCCTGCTGCAAGAATGGAAGACCAGGTTGACGAAGAAGTGAAGAACGAGCGCGTTCACCGATTGATTGAGCTTTCCAACCAGCTTGCAAAGGAATATGCTTCCCAGTTTGAAAATGAAGTGCTCGAAGTGATTCCTGAAGAGATCTACAAGGAAGATCCAGAAAGCGAACTTTATGTAGGCTATACAGACAACTATTTGAAAGTTGTATTCCCTGCTACAGAAGATATGATTGGCAAAATCGTGAAGGTCAAGATTGCAAAAGCAGGCTATCCTTACAACGAAGGACAATTTGTCCGCGTACTGGAAGATGAAACAGTAGCTGAACAAGCTGTTATGTAG
- a CDS encoding nodulation protein NfeD produces the protein MLLSLASWINPFTADADQKVVYVVPIEETVEKGLLAFLERAVEEAEEAGAEAIIFDVNTPGGAVDAAGGIGKLLTSTDLKTVAFVNKRALSAGAYISLNTDEIYMVPGSTMGSAAIIDQQGNTADKKAVSYWLAAMKAAAVESGRDPIYAQAMADESIDLPDLNAEKGKLLTLTAEQALEVGYSEGTVKNLDELLEKLGYENSEIRNVNETFAEKLARFITHPVVIPILMTIGSLGLVLELYSPGFGLPGIAGLSALLLFFYGHMVAGLAGFETLILFALGIGLILLELFIPGGIAGTIGLLAIFASFFMASDNVVHMGISLLIALTASIVLSILMIRVFGKKMKFFKRIILTDSTSTEKGYVSNKNRLELIGVEGVTLTPLRPSGTIVVDDERIDAVSEGGFIAKDKRVRIVKTEGSRIVVRESTEI, from the coding sequence ATCCTCTTGTCACTGGCCAGTTGGATCAATCCTTTCACTGCAGATGCGGATCAAAAAGTGGTCTATGTAGTGCCGATTGAGGAAACGGTGGAAAAGGGCTTGCTTGCCTTCCTGGAAAGAGCGGTTGAGGAGGCGGAAGAGGCAGGTGCAGAAGCAATCATTTTTGATGTAAATACACCTGGTGGAGCGGTTGACGCAGCTGGCGGTATCGGTAAGCTGCTGACAAGCACTGACTTGAAAACAGTTGCATTCGTCAATAAGCGGGCATTATCCGCAGGTGCCTATATTTCTCTTAATACCGATGAAATTTATATGGTTCCCGGATCCACAATGGGTTCTGCTGCAATTATTGACCAGCAGGGAAATACAGCTGATAAAAAAGCAGTTTCCTATTGGTTAGCCGCTATGAAAGCAGCCGCCGTTGAAAGTGGAAGGGATCCGATTTACGCCCAGGCAATGGCCGATGAGAGCATTGATCTGCCGGATCTGAATGCAGAAAAGGGTAAGCTTCTTACCCTGACGGCGGAGCAGGCGCTTGAAGTTGGGTATTCTGAGGGGACTGTTAAAAACCTCGATGAATTATTGGAAAAGCTAGGCTATGAGAATTCAGAAATCAGGAATGTGAATGAGACTTTCGCTGAAAAGCTGGCGAGATTCATAACGCATCCAGTCGTGATCCCGATTTTAATGACTATCGGAAGCTTAGGGTTGGTGCTTGAGTTGTACTCTCCAGGATTTGGTCTACCTGGAATTGCGGGCTTATCAGCTTTGCTCCTATTCTTCTACGGCCATATGGTTGCTGGTCTAGCTGGTTTTGAAACGCTGATTTTGTTCGCGCTAGGTATCGGGCTGATCCTGCTTGAGTTATTCATTCCAGGCGGAATTGCCGGAACCATTGGCTTATTAGCTATCTTTGCAAGTTTCTTTATGGCATCTGATAATGTGGTCCATATGGGAATCTCGTTACTGATCGCCTTGACTGCGTCCATCGTTTTATCTATTTTAATGATAAGGGTGTTTGGAAAAAAGATGAAATTTTTCAAAAGAATCATACTGACAGATTCAACAAGCACTGAAAAGGGATATGTATCCAATAAAAACCGTCTTGAACTGATTGGGGTAGAAGGGGTCACGTTGACTCCCCTCAGACCTTCAGGAACGATCGTTGTTGACGATGAACGCATTGATGCAGTCAGTGAGGGTGGATTTATTGCAAAGGACAAGAGAGTTAGAATTGTTAAAACGGAAGGCTCGAGAATTGTGGTTAGAGAGAGTACAGAAATCTAA
- the yqfC gene encoding sporulation protein YqfC, which translates to MAKKWGQYVRKWMTQKMDLPQDVMMDLPRITMVGQVHIYIENHRGLLAFSDGEVRLLIKGGQLIVKGKAFVIKTILPEEILLEGKIDQVIYIND; encoded by the coding sequence ATGGCAAAAAAATGGGGCCAGTATGTACGCAAATGGATGACACAAAAAATGGATCTTCCTCAAGATGTCATGATGGATCTCCCTAGAATCACGATGGTTGGGCAAGTCCATATCTATATAGAGAATCACCGGGGTCTGCTAGCTTTTTCGGATGGCGAGGTGCGGTTGTTGATCAAAGGGGGCCAACTGATCGTCAAGGGAAAAGCGTTTGTAATCAAGACCATATTGCCTGAAGAAATCTTACTTGAAGGTAAAATTGATCAGGTTATTTATATAAATGATTGA
- a CDS encoding 16S rRNA (uracil(1498)-N(3))-methyltransferase gives MQRYFIDVQGNMEQFNISGDDYHHIVRVMRMKAGDEIICVTSTGKSAVCQIAEITDEIVVANVVKWEEGTTELPVHVVIASGLPKGDKLELIIQKGTELGAYEFVPFTASRSIVKWDGKKAAKKVERWQKIAKEAAEQSHRTYVPEVKEPISFKELVKASDEYTYKLVAYEEEAKEGEASVLSSTLAKLGKGDSLLIVFGPEGGLTSEEVGLLNKNGFLACGLGPRILRTETAPLYALSAVSYHFELLR, from the coding sequence GTGCAGCGGTATTTTATTGATGTACAAGGGAATATGGAGCAGTTCAATATTAGCGGCGATGATTATCATCACATTGTACGTGTTATGAGGATGAAGGCTGGGGACGAAATCATCTGTGTCACTTCAACGGGAAAAAGTGCGGTTTGCCAGATTGCAGAAATTACCGATGAAATCGTTGTGGCAAACGTTGTAAAATGGGAGGAAGGGACTACGGAGCTTCCGGTCCATGTCGTGATTGCGAGCGGTCTGCCCAAAGGGGATAAGCTCGAATTGATTATCCAGAAAGGTACTGAACTCGGTGCCTATGAATTTGTCCCCTTTACCGCATCCCGCTCGATCGTTAAATGGGACGGCAAGAAAGCTGCCAAAAAGGTTGAACGCTGGCAGAAGATTGCCAAGGAAGCTGCTGAGCAGTCCCATCGCACATATGTTCCAGAAGTGAAAGAGCCGATTAGTTTTAAAGAATTGGTCAAAGCGAGCGATGAGTATACTTATAAGCTAGTTGCTTATGAGGAAGAAGCGAAAGAGGGAGAAGCTTCTGTCCTTTCTTCTACTCTCGCGAAATTGGGAAAAGGCGACAGCCTCCTGATTGTATTTGGTCCAGAGGGAGGATTGACCTCCGAGGAAGTCGGCCTTTTAAATAAGAATGGATTTTTAGCATGTGGTCTCGGGCCGCGCATCTTGCGTACAGAAACAGCACCGCTTTATGCTTTGTCTGCTGTTTCTTATCATTTTGAATTATTGAGGTGA
- the floA gene encoding flotillin-like protein FloA (flotillin-like protein involved in membrane lipid rafts), with protein sequence MDASTAFVLVAIALGIIFLGVLLTFVPVMLWISALAAGVRVSIFTLIGMRLRRVIPSRVINPMIKAHKAGLNVTTNQLESHYLAGGNVDRVVNALIAAHRANIELSFERAAAIDLAGRDVLEAVQMSVNPKVIETPFIAGVAMDGIEVKAKARITVRANIDRLVGGAGEETIVARVGEGIVSTIGSSDNHKKVLENPDMISQTVLSKGLDAGTAFEILSIDIADVDIGKNIGAELQTEQAEADKKIAQAKAEERRAMAVAQEQEMKARVEEMRAKVVEAEATVPLAMAEALREGNIGVMDYMNIQNIEADTDMRGSIGKLTNGNKDKNNNNNNN encoded by the coding sequence ATGGATGCAAGTACAGCATTTGTTTTAGTAGCAATTGCACTCGGGATCATTTTCCTTGGTGTTTTGCTGACATTCGTACCGGTAATGCTATGGATTTCAGCATTAGCGGCAGGAGTCAGGGTCAGCATTTTCACGCTGATTGGTATGAGGTTAAGAAGGGTTATCCCAAGCAGGGTCATCAATCCGATGATCAAGGCGCATAAAGCGGGGTTGAATGTTACAACGAACCAGCTTGAAAGCCACTATCTTGCTGGAGGTAACGTAGACAGGGTTGTAAATGCACTGATTGCTGCACACCGTGCGAATATTGAGCTTTCATTCGAAAGAGCGGCAGCGATTGACCTTGCCGGCCGTGATGTATTAGAAGCGGTACAAATGAGTGTAAATCCAAAAGTAATTGAAACACCATTCATCGCTGGTGTGGCTATGGATGGAATCGAAGTAAAGGCTAAAGCAAGAATCACCGTAAGAGCAAACATCGACAGACTTGTCGGGGGTGCTGGTGAAGAGACAATCGTTGCCCGTGTAGGTGAGGGTATTGTATCGACTATCGGTTCTTCTGACAACCATAAAAAAGTGTTGGAAAATCCGGATATGATTTCGCAAACAGTTCTTTCCAAAGGACTGGATGCAGGGACTGCTTTTGAAATTCTATCGATTGATATTGCAGACGTTGATATCGGCAAGAATATCGGTGCCGAGCTTCAAACAGAGCAGGCAGAAGCGGATAAGAAGATTGCCCAGGCAAAAGCCGAAGAGCGTCGAGCTATGGCCGTAGCTCAAGAACAGGAAATGAAAGCGCGCGTTGAGGAAATGAGAGCGAAGGTCGTCGAGGCCGAAGCAACTGTACCATTGGCAATGGCGGAAGCGCTGCGTGAAGGCAATATTGGTGTAATGGATTATATGAACATCCAGAATATTGAAGCTGATACCGATATGAGAGGGTCCATCGGCAAGCTTACAAACGGTAATAAAGATAAAAACAATAATAACAATAATAACTGA
- a CDS encoding GatB/YqeY domain-containing protein, translating to MSLLERLNNDMKQAMKNKEKDRLTTIRMVKASLQNEAIKLGKQELSEEEELTVLSREVKQRKDSLQEFEKAGREDLVEKIQTELKHVEIYMPQQLSEEEVTAIVKEAIAETGAASKADMGRVMAVIMPKLKGKADGSLVNKLVQQHLS from the coding sequence TTGAGCCTGCTCGAGCGTTTAAATAATGATATGAAACAAGCGATGAAGAACAAAGAAAAGGACAGACTCACTACTATTCGGATGGTCAAAGCATCACTGCAAAACGAAGCAATCAAGCTCGGCAAGCAGGAGTTATCCGAAGAAGAAGAGTTAACTGTACTTTCTCGTGAAGTGAAGCAACGCAAAGATTCCCTCCAGGAATTTGAAAAAGCAGGTCGTGAAGACCTCGTTGAAAAGATACAAACAGAATTAAAGCATGTCGAAATTTACATGCCACAGCAGCTTAGCGAAGAAGAAGTGACGGCAATCGTCAAAGAAGCTATCGCGGAGACCGGTGCGGCATCGAAAGCCGATATGGGTAGAGTAATGGCTGTCATTATGCCTAAATTAAAAGGTAAAGCAGACGGATCTCTCGTTAATAAACTTGTACAACAACACCTTTCATAA
- a CDS encoding PhoH family protein gives MTEDLKTMEILLANPTEAVSLFGNADMNLKLIEKELGVSIVTRGESVGISGPEDKVELAQAVLDNLLAVIRKGISISQREAVYAIQMAEKGTLEYFKDLYDEEISKNVKGKSIRVKTLGQRHYVNAIKSRDLIFGIGPAGTGKTYLAVVMAVTALKNGTVSKIILTRPAVEAGESLGFLPGDLKEKVDPYLRPLYDALHDILGTEHTLRLIERGTIEIAPLAYMRGRTLDDAFVILDEAQNTTQAQMKMFLTRLGFGSKMIITGDTSQIDLPKGAKSGLVEAEKVLKDVSGISFVHLEQADVVRHPLVGRIIEAYGKNE, from the coding sequence ATGACAGAAGACTTAAAAACGATGGAAATACTACTAGCGAATCCAACTGAAGCCGTTTCATTATTCGGCAATGCAGATATGAACCTAAAGCTGATTGAAAAGGAGCTTGGTGTCTCGATTGTAACCCGGGGAGAGTCAGTAGGAATTTCCGGACCTGAGGACAAGGTCGAGCTGGCCCAGGCTGTTTTGGACAATCTGCTTGCTGTTATCCGCAAGGGTATCAGCATTAGCCAGAGAGAAGCCGTTTACGCGATTCAAATGGCCGAGAAGGGTACTCTGGAATATTTCAAGGATTTATATGATGAAGAAATCAGTAAAAACGTTAAGGGTAAATCGATCAGGGTCAAGACTCTTGGCCAAAGACACTATGTTAATGCCATCAAAAGCCGCGATCTTATTTTTGGCATTGGGCCAGCTGGTACGGGAAAAACGTATCTTGCGGTCGTTATGGCAGTCACGGCACTTAAGAATGGTACTGTGTCCAAAATCATCTTGACTAGACCAGCAGTAGAGGCAGGAGAAAGCCTCGGCTTCCTTCCAGGGGACTTGAAGGAAAAGGTAGATCCTTATCTCCGCCCATTATATGATGCCCTGCACGATATCCTTGGCACTGAACATACATTGCGCCTTATAGAGAGAGGAACAATTGAAATTGCACCTCTTGCCTATATGAGGGGGAGGACACTTGATGATGCATTCGTTATCCTGGATGAGGCGCAGAATACGACACAAGCCCAGATGAAGATGTTCCTGACTCGCCTGGGATTTGGGTCTAAAATGATCATTACTGGAGATACCTCCCAGATTGATTTACCAAAAGGGGCAAAATCAGGATTGGTTGAGGCAGAAAAAGTTTTGAAGGATGTCTCTGGAATCTCTTTTGTGCACCTTGAACAAGCTGACGTAGTCCGGCATCCGCTTGTCGGCCGGATCATAGAAGCATATGGTAAAAATGAATAA
- the yqfD gene encoding sporulation protein YqfD, protein MKNQWIHTFSGTVKVKLTGKGIERFLNQLTRSGVSIWNVKKHGSEAVTFYVNLQDVKKLRVPARESNCKIRFLERAGGPFILKKLWTNSGFLAGAFLFLGLIMLLSNMVWGIEIKGASPATEHQIRKELDRMGIGVGKLQFSIDSVESIQKELTDKVGALTWIGVELKGTTYNFQAVEKSEPKKAEVIGPRHLVAKRKAAIYKIFVEKGEPVVEVNDYVMPGQLLVSGLYGKEDDLKVVAAEGEILGVTWYSTKVELPLKSTFQVYNGNEKRKYSLVFAGKSMPVWGFGKPDFSEYEIEVTEQPVRFFKWELPVMVEKKTIREREQETRIYSRKEAIESAKELARKDIKNYLPENAIIKGEKILHQSIENDKVKLTTHFTIIEDIAEGQPIIQGD, encoded by the coding sequence ATGAAAAACCAATGGATTCACACCTTTTCTGGAACAGTCAAGGTGAAATTGACTGGAAAGGGAATAGAAAGATTTTTAAATCAGTTGACACGCAGTGGTGTTTCGATATGGAATGTGAAAAAGCATGGATCTGAGGCCGTCACCTTTTATGTCAATCTTCAGGATGTAAAAAAACTAAGGGTTCCAGCAAGGGAAAGTAATTGCAAAATCAGGTTTTTGGAGAGGGCGGGCGGCCCTTTCATTTTAAAGAAATTATGGACAAACAGTGGGTTTTTGGCCGGGGCATTTTTATTTTTAGGCTTAATTATGCTTCTATCGAACATGGTTTGGGGAATAGAGATTAAAGGTGCGAGCCCAGCGACTGAACACCAAATTCGTAAGGAATTGGACAGGATGGGTATTGGCGTCGGTAAATTGCAGTTCTCTATAGATAGTGTGGAGAGTATTCAAAAGGAGCTGACAGATAAAGTAGGAGCGCTGACCTGGATTGGTGTGGAGCTGAAAGGGACGACCTATAATTTTCAGGCTGTGGAAAAGAGTGAGCCGAAAAAAGCGGAAGTAATTGGGCCGAGGCACTTGGTAGCCAAAAGAAAAGCAGCTATCTACAAGATCTTTGTGGAAAAAGGGGAACCTGTTGTTGAAGTGAATGATTATGTTATGCCGGGCCAGCTTCTTGTTTCCGGCCTGTATGGAAAAGAAGATGATCTGAAAGTAGTGGCGGCTGAAGGTGAAATTCTAGGTGTGACATGGTATTCAACCAAGGTGGAATTGCCTTTGAAGAGTACGTTTCAGGTATACAATGGCAATGAAAAAAGGAAATATTCACTCGTATTCGCAGGCAAGTCTATGCCCGTATGGGGGTTCGGAAAACCTGATTTCAGTGAATATGAAATCGAAGTGACTGAACAGCCTGTGAGATTTTTTAAATGGGAACTCCCTGTGATGGTTGAAAAAAAGACCATTAGGGAGCGGGAGCAGGAAACACGCATCTATTCGAGAAAAGAAGCAATAGAGAGTGCAAAAGAATTAGCGAGAAAGGATATAAAAAACTACCTTCCTGAAAATGCTATCATTAAAGGGGAAAAAATTTTACATCAGTCAATCGAGAATGATAAAGTAAAGCTAACCACACATTTTACAATCATTGAAGATATAGCAGAAGGACAACCAATTATTCAAGGAGACTGA
- a CDS encoding Na/Pi symporter, which produces MVYLLFFLLFLAVFIGGMTLLRKGLFELSASRMKNWLTVMTDTPLKGLIAGTIATALLHSSSAVMVITIGLISAGLLKFSQSIGIILGSNIGTTFTLEIITFNIDAFIVPFAVIGAILMVSRNKTWQNIGAISFGIAAVFAAMRGFTFLADPVTSLPIVELALANLNNSHLVSIISGTVVTAMIQSSTAMTGIIMGFLSEGTLSMDSAIAAMLGANIGTCITAMLASIGAGKEARLTAFAHVWLNIAGAAVFYLFIDQIAALAPMSATRPEVQLAHVSVIYNIVASLLVLPVAEKFGKMIEFIHGK; this is translated from the coding sequence ATGGTCTATCTATTATTTTTCCTATTATTCCTTGCCGTCTTCATCGGTGGCATGACATTGCTTCGAAAAGGCTTGTTTGAGCTATCCGCAAGCAGAATGAAGAACTGGCTGACGGTCATGACTGATACACCCCTAAAAGGATTGATTGCCGGGACCATAGCGACAGCACTTTTACACAGCAGTTCCGCTGTCATGGTCATCACGATTGGATTGATCTCTGCCGGCCTGCTGAAATTCTCGCAATCAATCGGTATCATCCTTGGATCGAATATAGGGACAACCTTCACGCTAGAAATCATTACTTTCAACATCGATGCATTTATCGTGCCCTTTGCTGTTATTGGTGCGATTTTAATGGTATCGCGAAATAAAACATGGCAGAACATCGGTGCAATTTCTTTTGGGATTGCTGCTGTTTTTGCTGCAATGCGGGGCTTCACATTCCTCGCTGACCCTGTTACCAGCTTGCCAATTGTGGAACTTGCGCTAGCCAACCTGAACAACAGCCATTTGGTCAGCATTATATCTGGCACTGTTGTAACGGCTATGATCCAGTCAAGTACTGCGATGACCGGAATCATAATGGGCTTTCTGTCTGAAGGTACATTAAGCATGGATTCCGCTATTGCTGCGATGCTTGGTGCCAATATAGGCACTTGTATTACCGCCATGCTAGCGTCCATTGGCGCAGGCAAAGAAGCAAGGCTTACTGCATTTGCGCACGTATGGCTGAATATCGCTGGCGCAGCAGTCTTCTATCTTTTCATCGACCAGATAGCTGCACTTGCTCCGATGTCTGCCACAAGACCGGAAGTCCAGCTGGCACATGTCAGTGTCATTTACAACATAGTCGCTTCATTGCTCGTTCTTCCAGTTGCCGAGAAATTCGGCAAGATGATTGAATTCATTCATGGAAAGTAA